A window of Plasmodium malariae genome assembly, chromosome: 5 contains these coding sequences:
- the PmUG01_05031900 gene encoding NEDD8-activating enzyme E1 catalytic subunit, putative (unknown EC number: 6.3.2.19), translating to MCNAFEKVNVLIVGCGGLGNEVIKNLIYMNIKNMSIIDYDTIEVSNLHRQLFFTNKDIGEYKVDVISKRINEKYKDIFIHSYKKNIEFFDAPFFEKFDFIIGCLDNISSRLYINNLIFNLKKKEIIYIDGGVEGFKGSIKIVNTRNNFACLQCTVENYANVNTTAMATITTATSTITTAINSNNSNNSNSYSYSSNNIKDTFPVCSIINKPKTPEDCILYVMNISFEKIKKEKFDVNNENHIIWVFEEAKKRARHFHIDDVSYSLTEQVVRNSIPTIVSTIMVIASLITSKLYYFVLMSEMGSSNSLGSIHSYTHNYSDILYVGDRGFYLYYYKIYKNPHCVMCNKKRVYFTFKKTDTLNKLVQLIREKYNSDKINISSDSSILFLTSKYISGKTYEQKLNSTFQQLIDKGEITQRGCLNIQTEKFNFLLFLDFK from the coding sequence ATGTGTAATGCATTTGAAAAGGTAAATGTGTTAATTGTGGGTTGCGGTGGTTTAGGTAATGAagtgataaaaaatttaatatacatgaacataaaaaatatgtctATCATTGATTATGACACAATTGAAGTAAGTAATTTACATAGACAACTATTCTTCACAAATAAAGATATAGGTGAATATAAAGTGGATGTAATAAGTAAgagaataaatgaaaaatataaagatattttCATACATAGCTATAAGAAAAACATTGAATTTTTTGATGCccctttttttgaaaaattcgATTTTATTATTGGCTGTTTAGATAATATAAGCAGTAGgttgtatattaataatttaatttttaatttaaaaaaaaaagaaattatttacatagaTGGAGGTGTAGAAGGATTTAAGGGTAGTATAAAAATCGTCAACACGAGAAATAATTTTGCATGTCTGCAGTGCACTGTCGAAAATTACGCAAACGTGAATACTACTGCTATGGCTACTATTACTACTGCTACGTCTACTATTACTACTGctattaatagtaataacagtaataatagtaatagttaTAGTtacagtagtaataatattaaggaTACCTTTCCAGTCTGttctattattaataaaccCAAAACACCCGAAgattgtattttatatgtaatgaatatttcctttgaaaaaattaaaaaggagaAATTTGATGTCAATAATGAAAACCATATAATATGGGTGTTTGAAGAGGCAAAGAAAAGGGCACGTCACTTTCACATTGATGATGTTTCCTATTCCTTAACGGAACAGGTAGTAAGAAATTCGATTCCAACGATTGTCAGTACGATTATGGTAATAGCTTCACTGATAACAAGTAAGCTGTACTACTTTGTTCTGATGAGTGAGATGGGGAGCTCTAACAGTTTGGGAAGCATTCACAGTTACACACATAATTATAGTGATATTCTTTACGTAGGAGATAGGGGCTTCTATTTATACTATtacaaaatttacaaaaatccGCATTGTGTCATGTGCAATAAAAAACGggtatattttacttttaagaAAACTGATACTTTAAATAAACTGGTCCAACTGAttagagaaaaatataattctgataaaattaacattTCTTCTGATTCATCCATATTATTCTTAacatcaaaatatattagtggAAAAACttatgaacaaaaattaaatagcACCTTTCAACAATTAATAGATAAAGGGGAGATAACACAAAGGGGATGCTTGAATATTCAAacagaaaaatttaattttcttttgtttcttgactttaagtaa
- the PmUG01_05031400 gene encoding small heat shock protein HSP20, putative has protein sequence MSCLCAGCGDKGEIKVVPDHRVDIKEIQSIPKKKNTLVNPNTVLEIEPDKNMKKQITFRPKVDIMYDSETCQAILVLDIPGFKIEDIDVEIGEGMLTIAGPRSQTELFETYGDNLILHAKEREVGYFKRIFKLPHNILDDTAKAVYKNGILEIKMECKQFSYMHKVEISQG, from the exons ATGAGTTGTTTATGTGCTGGTTGCGGTGACAAGGGTGAGATAAAGGTAGTCCCCGACCATAGAGTGGATATT AAGGAAATACAGTCTATTCctaaaaagaagaatacgTTAGTTAACCCTAACACCGTTTTGGAAATAGAACCTGATAAGAATATGAAAAAGCAAATAACGTTTAGACCAAAAGTTGATATAATGTATGACTCTGAAACCTGTCAAGCGATCTTAGTTTTAGACATACCAGGATTTAAAATTGAAGATATAGATGTAGAAATAGGAGAAGGAATGTTAACGATTGCAGGACCGAGATCTCAAACAGAATTATTTGAAACTTATGGTGACAATTTAATTCTGCATGCAAAAGAAAGAGAAGTgggatattttaaaagaattttcaAATTGCCCCACAACATACTGGATGATACAGCTAAGGCCGTGTACAAAAACG GAATTTTGGAGATAAAAATGGAGTGTAAGCAATTCTCGTACATGCACAAGGTGGAAATAAGTCAAGGTTAA
- the ClpB1 gene encoding chaperone protein ClpB1, putative, with protein sequence MRSKDSKHFFGCFFIIGITFIWDVLNSKRINVFLNRQNNICSTAKSGSLNIFNKRDRAFIGNPLKNDDTFLQEKRKLYKSKLKENINENSRNGRNGRNGRNDRNGRNNKLLYLNRGRLNYSMNNRGMDQCYVEERITGSTVNGISSKWSSHNNSSNSSGCTHSRNKQFTLHMSDEEYTINSDDYTEKAWEAISSLNKIGEKYDSAYVEAEMLLLALLNDSADGLAQRILKESGIDTELLIHDIDEYLKKQPKMPSGFGEQKILGRTLQTVLSTSKRLKKEFNDEYISIEHLLLSIISEDSKFTRPWLLKYNVNYEKVKKAVEKIRGKKKVTSKTPEMTYQALEKYSRDLTALARAGKLDPVIGRDNEIRRAIQILSRRTKNNPILLGDPGVGKTAIVEGLAIKIVQGDVPDSLKGRKLVSLDMSSLIAGAKYRGDFEERLKSILKEVQDAEGQVVMFIDEIHTVVGAGAVAEGALDAGNILKPMLARGELRCIGATTVSEYRQFIEKDKALERRFQQILVEQPNVDETISILRGLKERYEVHHGVRILDSALIQAAVLSDRYISYRFLPDKAIDLIDEAASNLKIQLSSKPIQLDNIEKQLIQLEMEKISILGDKQRNMFNYSDTTTIRGTTAGSSVSSDASSGSSDDGGSPFDYSQSPNFLKKRINEKEINRLKMIDRIMSELRKEQKKILDSWSSEKSYVDNIRAIKERIDVVKIEIEKAERYFDLNRAAELRFETLPDLEKQLKKAEENYLNDIPEKNRILKDEVTSEDIMNIVSISTGIRLNKLLKSEKEKIINLEQELHKQIIGQDDAVRIVAKAVQRSRVGMNNPKKPIASLMFLGPTGVGKTELSKVLADVLFDTPEAVIHFDMSEYMEKHSISKLIGAAPGYVGYEQGGLLTDAVRKKPYSIILFDEIEKAHPDVYNLLLRVIDEGKLSDTKGNVANFRNTIIIFTSNLGSQSILELANDPNKKEKIKEQVMKSVRETFRPEFYNRIDDHVIFDSLSKKELKEIANIEIKKVANRLFDKNFKITIDDAVFSYIVDKAYDPSFGARPLKRVIQSEIETEIAIRILNETFVENDIIHVSLKDQKLHFTKG encoded by the coding sequence ATGCGCAGTAAAGACAGCAAACACTTTTTTGGTTGTTTCTTTATAATTGGTATTACTTTCATATGGGATGTATTAAATAGTAAAAGAATAAACGTATTTTTGAATAGAcagaataatatttgtagTACTGCAAAAAGTGGAAgcttaaatatattcaacaAAAGAGATAGAGCGTTCATTGGTAATCCGctaaaaaatgatgatacTTTTTTACAAGAAAAGAGAAAGCTTTATAAATCCAAACTGAAAGAGAATATCAACGAAAATAGTAGGAATGGCAGGAATGGTAGGAATGGTAGGAATGATAGGAATGGTAGGAATAATAAACTATTATATTTGAATAGAGGGAGGTTGAACTATTCAATGAATAACAGGGGTATGGATCAGTGCTACGTGGAAGAGAGAATAACAGGAAGTACTGTTAACGGGATTAGTTCAAAATGGTCTAGTcataataatagcagtaacAGTAGTGGGTGTACACATAGCAGAAACAAACAGTTTACTCTTCATATGAGCGATGAAGAGTATACGATAAACTCAGATGACTACACGGAAAAGGCTTGGGAAGCAATTagttctttaaataaaatagggGAAAAGTATGACTCAGCATATGTAGAAGCAGAAATGTTATTACTAGCTCTACTAAATGATTCTGCGGATGGTTTAGCTCAAAGAATATTAAAGGAAAGTGGTATAGATACagaattattaatacatGATATtgatgaatatttaaaaaagcaaCCCAAAATGCCAAGTGGTTTTGGGGAACAGAAAATTTTGGGAAGAACACTTCAAACAGTTTTAAGTACAAgtaaaagattaaaaaaagaatttaatgacgaatatatatctattgaGCATCTACTATTAAGTATAATTTCGGAAGATTCAAAATTTACTAGACCATggttattaaaatataatgtcaattatgaaaaagtgaaaaaagcggtagaaaaaattagagggaaaaaaaaggtaacATCTAAAACTCCAGAAATGACTTATCAAgctttagaaaaatatagtagAGACTTAACAGCATTAGCTAGAGCTGGGAAGTTAGATCCTGTCATAGGTCGAGATAATGAAATTAGAAGAGCAATTCAAATATTGTCaagaagaacaaaaaataatccTATATTGTTAGGTGATCCAGGTGTTGGTAAAACTGCTATAGTTGAAGGTCTAGCTATAAAAATAGTTCAAGGAGATGTACCTGATTCTTTGAAAGGAAGAAAATTAGTTTCTCTAGATATGTCATCGCTTATAGCTGGTGCAAAATATAGAGGAGATTTTGAAGAACGATTAAAATCCATTTTAAAAGAAGTGCAAGATGCTGAAGGACAAGTTGTTATGTTTATTGATGAAATACATACTGTTGTAGGAGCTGGAGCAGTTGCAGAAGGTGCTCTAGATGCAGGGAATATTTTAAAGCCAATGTTAGCTAGAGGAGAGTTAAGATGTATTGGTGCTACTACTGTTAGTGAATATAGACaatttatagaaaaagaCAAAGCACTCGAAAGAAGATTTCAACAAATACTTGTAGAACAACCAAATGTAGATGAAACTATTAGTATATTAAGAGGATTAAAAGAAAGATATGAAGTTCATCATGGAGTACGGATACTAGATTCTGCACTTATACAAGCTGCTGTATTATCTGATCGTTATATAAGCTATAGGTTCTTACCTGACAAAGCAATTGATCTTATAGATGAGGCAGCCTCCAATTTGAAAATACAACTATCAAGCAAACCGATACAACTGGATAATATTGAAAAGCAGTTAATACAATTAGAGATGgaaaaaatttcaatattAGGGGATAAGCAGAGGAACATGTTCAACTACTCCGACACGACCACCATCAGGGGGACCACCGCGGGAAGCAGCGTTAGTAGCGATGCTAGTAGTGGTTCGAGTGATGATGGGGGCAGCCCATTTGACTATTCTCAAAGCCcaaatttcttaaaaaagcGAATCAACGAAAAGGAAATTAATAGGTTGAAGATGATAGACAGAATCATGAGTGAACTAAGAAAGGagcaaaagaaaattttagatTCTTGGAGTAGTGAAAAAAGTTACGTAGATAACATACGAGcaataaaagaaagaatagatgtagtaaaaatagaaatagaaaaGGCAGAACGATATTTTGATTTAAATAGAGCAGCAGAATTAAGATTTGAAACATTACCTGACTTAGAAAAACAATTGAAAAAAGCAGAAGAGAATTATCTAAACGATATAccagaaaaaaatagaatactTAAGGACGAAGTGACAAGTGAAGATATTATGAACATTGTTAGTATATCTACTGGTATAcgattaaataaattattaaaatctgagaaggaaaaaattataaatctAGAACAAGAATTacataaacaaattattgGACAAGATGATGCTGTTAGGATTGTAGCAAAAGCAGTTCAAAGATCTAGAGTTGGTATGAATAATCCTAAAAAACCAATTGCATCTTTAATGTTTTTAGGTCCAACAGGTGTAGGAAAGACAGAGCTATCAAAAGTTTTAGCCGATGTTTTATTTGATACACCAGAAGCGGTAATACATTTTGACATGTCcgaatatatggaaaaacaTTCTATTAGTAAATTAATAGGAGCAGCTCCAGGTTATGTAGGATATGAACAAGGTGGGCTCTTAACAGATGCTGTTCGAAAGAAACCATATTcaattattctttttgaTGAAATTGAAAAAGCACATCCAgatgtttataatttattacttcGTGTTATAGATGAAGGCAAATTATCAGACACTAAGGGCAATGTAGCAAATTTTAGAAAtaccattattatttttacatcgAACTTAGGTAGTCAAAGTATTTTAGAATTGGCTAATGAtccaaataaaaaggaaaaaattaaagaacaGGTTATGAAGTCAGTCAGAGAAACATTCAGACCAGAATTCTACAATCGAATTGATGATCATGTTATATTTGACAgtttatcaaaaaaagaattaaaagaaattgcaaatatagaaattaaaaaagtagcTAATAGgttatttgataaaaattttaaaattactatTGATGATGCAGTCTTTTCTTATATAGTTGACAAAGCATATGACCCCTCCTTCGGTGCAAGACCGTTAAAAAGAGTTATCCAATCAGAAATTGAAACTGAAATTGCCATCAGAATTCTTAATGAAACTTTCGTTGAGAACGATATTATTCATGTGTCTCTAAAGGATCAAAAATTGCACTTCACAAAGGGTTAG
- the AK2 gene encoding adenylate kinase 2, putative, which produces MLSKGTKKIYILNGAPGSGKDTQCRLLSKKYNFKIITISELLKEHLKDSKERIRDSSSSDQCVKELTEQEKRDLEYIQKSFTDGSFVPDDIVIGIFLKQLEKYTLGEEECEGIIINGFPRTYEQALLFKKNNIEITNFINMSVSKECLLERVNNRIRDPITNVNYNIKIIELIKKKRKNIKLHTEEELLLTSQNEDYKNINDEILMRLKRRADDNESTFNKRYDLYLQNEKKIISLFFHVCKNIDGEKSIEGIFEQICAIIDQTILHKRGNEGTKK; this is translated from the coding sequence ATGTTAAGCAagggaacaaaaaaaatatatattctgaaTGGGGCACCGGGGTCAGGAAAAGACACTCAATGTAGGTTACtttccaaaaaatataatttcaaaataattacaataagTGAATTGTTAAAAGAACATTTAAAAGATAGTAAAGAAAGAATCAGAGATTCCTCTTCTTCTGATCAATGTGTAAAGGAATTAACAGAGCAAGAAAAAAGAGATTTggaatatatacaaaagtCTTTTACAGATGGTTCGTTCGTTCCCGATGACATAGTCATaggaatttttttgaaacaGCTGGAAAAGTATACCCTTGGTGAAGAAGAATGTGAAGGGATAATAATTAATGGGTTTCCTAGGACATATGAACAagctttattatttaaaaaaaataatattgaaattacaaattttattaacatgtCCGTTAGCAAAGAATGTCTATTGGAAAGAGTGAATAACAGAATAAGAGATCCAATCACAAATGTTAactataacataaaaataattgaattaattaaaaaaaaaaggaaaaacattAAATTACATACAGAAGAGGAATTATTGTTGACGTCTCAAAATGAagattacaaaaatataaatgatgaaATTTTGATGAGGTTAAAAAGAAGAGCAGATGATAACGAGagtacatttaataaaagatatgatttatatttgcaaaatgagaaaaaaattatttccttatttttccATGTGTGCAAAAATATCGACGGGGAAAAATCTATAGAAGGCATTTTTGAGCAAATATGTGCAATTATTGATCAGACAATTTTACATAAGAGGGGTAACGAGGGCACCAAAAAGTGA
- the PmUG01_05032000 gene encoding GTPase, putative, with protein MNRIFYLLIKYITLSYFFFHNCKSEKKKNNNINNNNSNNAFFYFPVKGFYNYKRRTLLTKKGEGTGIKRENNFVLIYNKNSKSNDKDRIETFPLFYSNTAQCVEEKKVRRSFLYFTANVCKDENDVSDDELKREYIDKLLDDKETIYALSSGRTLSAIAVIRISGSLSKIILEILLHKNSKNSPLYFVKNVEEDKLDCAVYDGTNRENKINIKNKVNIKNKVYIKKKSEYNLKEIIKLKRNLEVRKMYCAQLYNNDNHIIDQIMFSYFKGPSSYTGEDVVEIYCHGNPLIIKEILNEIENLNELFYNIVRDERDHYYSYEGTEGCYYRSDRNNKIHDQQSELYDNLHDFNDFIKIRESKKGEFTRRAFENNKMDFLQVEGLSELLFCTQGVQKRIALNYLTGYAKKVYVKLRRNIKELLVYTQFKIDFEEEHICLEKEKKDISKFINEKVNDVIINIKSILNKDNVEDLSTKSVDILLFGNVNAGKSTLMNFICNNNISIVTNIKGTTIDIVQKNVKISENYYNFCDSAGVVIKKRKKGETDDQHKSTKGRMTSNKHKILERIGIKKTISYLKKCACAFILLNINNYSEELKNAISILNKNFGHIVYTNGERTIPYFFLCINKCDLKNSDMFRTIRRDVKRTLITCLHKYILKKFHKQIFFISSKKGVNVDKLLYCLNKTLVKRRAEITFGAGREQKKKKKEQRGKEKDKDEDEDKGEGNNNIDTNKSEPAFLPFERHKIYLQKALNHLLFIKKSKRFLTFDIIAEEIKLAVHSLNHIIGKFKSEQILNEILESFCIGK; from the coding sequence atgaatagaattttttaccttctcataaaatatattactttgtcatactttttttttcataattgcaaaagtgaaaagaaaaaaaacaataacatcaacaacaataacagtaacaatgcttttttttactttccaGTGAAAGGcttttacaattataaaagaagaaCTCTTTTGacaaaaaaaggggaagGAACGGGTATAAAGAGGGAAaacaattttgttttaatatataataagaatagCAAAAGCAATGACAAAGATCGAATAGAAacttttcctttattttatagtaataCCGCACAGTGCGTAGAGGAGAAAAAAGTAAGAAGAAGCTTCTTGTATTTCACGGCCAATGTGTGTAAAGATGAGAATGACGTAAGTGATGACGAGTTAAAAAGAGAGTACATAGATAAACTCCTGGACGACAAAGAAACAATATATGCTCTTAGCTCAGGTAGGACATTAAGCGCAATAGCTGTAATAAGAATTTCGGGTTCATtgagtaaaataattttagaaatattattacacaAAAATTCGAAGAATAGCCccttatattttgtaaaaaatgtgGAAGAAGACAAATTGGACTGCGCAGTGTATGATGGCACAAATcgggaaaataaaataaatataaaaaataaagtaaatataaaaaataaagtatatataaaaaaaaagagtgaATATAACTTAaaggaaattataaaattaaagagaAACTTAGAAGTGCGAAAAATGTACTGTGCACAACTGTACAACAATGACAATCACATAATTGATCAAATCATGTTCAGCTATTTTAAGGGACCGAGTTCATACACAGGCGAGGATGTAGTAGAGATTTACTGCCATGGGAATCCCTTAATAATTAAGGAAATTCTGAACGAGATAGAAAATTTAAACGAGTTATTTTACAATATCGTGCGTGATGAAAGAGACCACTACTACTCTTACGAAGGTACTGAAGGATGTTACTACAGAAGTGATAGAAATAACAAGATACATGACCAACAGAGTGAGTTGTATGATAATTTACACGATTTTAAtgatttcataaaaataagggAAAGCAAAAAAGGTGAATTTACTCGAAGAGCATTTGAAAACAACAAAATGGATTTCTTACAAGTAGAAGGACTGAGTGAACTATTATTTTGTACACAAGGAGTACAAAAAAGAATAGCtctaaattatttaactGGATATGCAAAGAAGGTTTACGTAAAATtaagaagaaatataaagGAGTTGTTAGTTTACACACAATTCAAAATAGATTTTGAGGAAGAGCATATATgtttagaaaaagaaaaaaaggatataagtaagtttattaatgaaaaagttaatgatgttataataaatattaaaagcaTTTTAAACAAAGATAACGTTGAAGATTTAAGTACAAAATCTGTGGACATCTTACTATTCGGAAATGTTAATGCAGGGAAGAGTACCTTAATGAACTTTATttgcaataataatatatctataGTTACAAACATAAAAGGGACAACCATAGACATTGTACAAAAGAATGTTAAGATATCTGAAAActactataatttttgtgaTTCAGCTGGtgttgttataaaaaaaagaaaaaagggagAAACAGATGATCAACATAAAAGTACCAAAGGACGCATGACCAGTAATAAGCACAAAATATTAGAACGAATTGGCATTAAAAAAACGATCagctatttaaaaaaatgtgcatgtgcatttattttgctcaatataaataactattcagaagaattaaaaaatgccatttcaattttaaataaaaattttggtCATATAGTGTACACAAATGGAGAAAGAACaattccatatttttttctatgcataaataaatgtgATTTGAAAAATTCTGACATGTTCAGGACAATAAGAAGGGATGTAAAGAGGACACTCATCACATGcttacacaaatatattttaaaaaaatttcataaacaaatttttttcatttcgtCCAAAAAGGGGGTGAATGTGGACAAATTGCTATACTGTTTAAACAAAACGCTGGTGAAGAGAAGGGCTGAGATAACTTTTGGTGCGGGAagggaacaaaaaaaaaaaaaaaaagaacagaGGGGTAAGGAAAAAGATAAGGACGAAGATGAAGATAAAGGTgaaggaaataataatatagacACAAACAAAAGCGAGCCTGCCTTCTTGCCCTTTGAAAgacataaaatttatttacaaaagGCACTGAACCATTTGctctttataaaaaagagtaaaagGTTCCTTACATTTGATATCATAGCGGAAGAAATCAAGCTAGCCGTCCACTCGTTGAATCATATTATTGGAAAATTCAAAAGTGAGCAAATTCTAAACGAAATTCTTGAGAGTTTTTGCATTGGAAAATAG
- the TRAPPC2L gene encoding trafficking protein particle complex subunit 2-like protein, putative translates to MSIKSICYLGENDEILFFYSTEERDEITSRFAIYSTLNNIKKLVESNERKGSEKKYDPYLGYVGVNLSLFSSYKNYAYVIKIINFKIILTIDDNKNKYTDDIIKSIFIKLHKIYADAVCNPFYVERLENDSFLKRIKKLMETS, encoded by the exons ATGTCcataaaaagtatatgcTACTTAGgagaaaatgatgaaatactatttttttattccacgGAAGAACGAGATGAAATAACGTCGCGGTTTGCTATCTATTCAACGTTGaacaatattaaaaaattag TTGAGTCAAATGAAAGGAAGGGCAGCGAAAAGAAGTATGACCCATATCTAGGATATGTTGGAGTTAACCTTTCTCTGTTcagttcatataaaaattacgcTTATGTAATTAAAATCATAAATTTTAAGATTATATTAACCAtagatgataataaaaataagtacactgatgatattattaaatcG ATATTCATAAAACTGCACAAAATTTATGCTGACGCGGTTTGCAATCCATTTTATGTGGAACGTTTAGAGAATGACTCCTTTTTGAAAAGAATTA aaaaaTTAATGGAGACATCGTAA
- the PmUG01_05031700 gene encoding meiotic recombination protein DMC1, putative, with protein MATLPASKSTSKVAITAEIEQEALKEQQFQEIEKLQDLGINAADINKLKGSGYCTILSLIQTTKKELCNVKGISEAKVDKILEVASKIENCSSFITANQLVQKRSKVLKITTGSTTLDQTLGGGIESMSITELFGENRCGKTQICHTLAVTAQLPKNVSGGNGKVCYIDTEGTFRPEKICKIAERYGVNGEDVLDNILYARAFTHEHLYHLLAISAAKMCEEPFALLVVDSIISLFRVDFSGRGELSERQQKLNKTMSILSKLGEQFNIAIVITNQVMSDPGATMTFIANPMKPVGGHVIGHASTIRLSLRKGKGDQRVCKVYDAPNLPEIECIFQLSDSGIIDATD; from the exons ATGGCTACTCTACCTGCTAGCAAGTCAACTAGTAAGGTTGCTATAACAGCTGAAATAGAACAAGAAGCCTTAAAGGAACAACAGTTTCAAGAAATT GAGAAATTACAAGATTTAGGTATCAACGCAGCAgacattaataaattaaagggAAGCGGATACTGCACAATATTATCTTTAATTCAAACAACTAAAAAGGAATTATGTAATGTCAAAGGGATATCTGAAGCTAAAGTAGACAAGATATTAGAAGTGGCATCCAAAATTGAAAACTGTTCAAGTTTTATTACAGCTAATCAACTGGTccaaaaaagaagtaaagttttaaaaattacaacaGGCAGTACAACTCTCGACCAAACTTTGGGTGGTGGAATTGAAAGCATGTCCATTACAGAACTCTTCGGGGAAAATCGATGTGGGAAAACTCAAATTTGTCATACATTAGCTGTTACGGCGCAGCTACCCAAAAATGTTAGCGGCGGGAACGGAAAG GTGTGCTACATTGATACGGAAGGAACATTTAGACCcgaaaaaatatgcaaaatagCAGAAAGATATGGAGTGAATGGTGAAGATGTGCTAGACAATATACTGTATGCCCGAGCTTTTACACATGAACACTTGTATCATTTACTGGCTATATCAGCAGCAAAa ATGTGCGAAGAACCTTTTGCCTTGCTGGTTGTTGATTCCATCATTTCTCTTTTTCGAGTTGATTTCAGTGGAAGAG GTGAACTGTCTGAAAGACAACAGaagttaaataaaacaatgtCCATTTTATCTAAGCTCGGAGAACAATTTAACATAGCCATTGTAATAACAAACCAAGTAATGTCTGATCCAGGTGCCACTATGACATTTATTGCTAATCCAATGAAGCCAG TTGGGGGTCATGTCATTGGGCACGCCTCTACGATCAGACTATCACTAAGAAAGGGAAAAGGAGATCAAAGGGTTTGCAAAGTTTACGATGCACCAAACCTTCCAGAAATTGAATGCATTTTTCAACT GTCAGACAGCGGTATTATTGACGCAACGGATTAG
- the PmUG01_05031300 gene encoding conserved Plasmodium protein, unknown function has product MQRGIHQVCLQSLRGKGSISSVRNNLWNGNILSNRMLLSSSSSSCRSSGSSKYGGSLNGAIFCESKRYITRYWAEYTKKKIHDSKINEWREQFAILDEYNDKDLMIWRDSFNKMDKDKDNFISHADLQKSDWSLEKYTLFQNYDMDKNNLIDFGEYIQAVIDIDTQYFKNFFQGFSKIDIELEFQKYAITEKENNKKVIPLTKLMQMLKDKEFTCVTETDSLKLFNAMDLNNDGSIDFEDFLGWFTFTK; this is encoded by the exons ATGCAAAGAGGTATACATCAAGTTTGTTTACAGTCTTTAAGGGGGAAAGGATCAATCAGTAGTGTACGAAACAATCTTTGGAATGGCAACATCTTGAGTAACCGTATGTTATTAAGCTCAAGTAGTAGCAGCTGTAGAAGTAGTGGTAGTAGTAAGTATGGTGGCTCGCTGAATGGTGCAATTTTTTGTGAAAGCAAGAGATACATAACTAGATATTGGGCAGAATAcactaaaaagaaaattcatGATTCCAAGATAAATGAATGGAGGGAACAATTTGCCATATTAGATGAATATAATGACAAGGATTTAATGATATGGAGGGATTCATTTAATAAGATGGACAAGGATAAggataattttatatcacATGCAGACTTACAAAAGAGTGATTGGagtttagaaaaatatacactCTTTCAAAATTATGACATGGACAAAAATAATCTCATCGATTTTGGTGAATACATACAGGCAGTTATTGACATAGATAcacaatattttaaaaatttttttcaaggTTTTAGCAAAATTGATATTGAGTTGGAGTTTCAAAAGTATGCCA TTactgaaaaggaaaataacaaaaaggTAATACCCCTAACAAAACTAATGCAGATGCTAAAGGATAAGGAATTTACATGCGTAACTGAAACAGATTCACTGAAGTTGTTTAATGCAATGGACCTGAACAACGACGGCTCCATAGATTTTGAGGACTTTCTTGGG TGGTTTACGttcacaaaataa